The Candidatus Acidulodesulfobacterium acidiphilum genome contains a region encoding:
- a CDS encoding HoxN/HupN/NixA family nickel/cobalt transporter, with protein MLKDIKFKVILLYSFIVLLFVFSVGILFIRLNTNPMFLGLGALAIVLGAKHGFDADHISAIDNATRKLMNEGKKPVTTGFFFSLGHSTSVMIMVFLIALTGKEVDKIMPVHYTNMLGILGTGFSAGFLYLLGFMNLVILFGIIKLAKNYKTCKDEFEDELAKRGFMNRYFRKLFNIIKNTYRMYFVGFLFGLGFDTGTEAVILGLGGTLAAAGHPLIDIMILPVLFSTTMILIDTTDGVLMAFAYNWALINPLRKLRYNITMTALSIFLAFIVGTIEWIQVVSVQVGNKAGIFGLINNLSFSFIGGIIAVLFVAIFGTSVLLSKLVKINID; from the coding sequence ATGCTAAAAGATATCAAATTTAAAGTAATACTGCTTTATTCTTTTATCGTATTATTATTTGTTTTTTCCGTGGGTATTTTATTTATCAGGCTTAACACAAATCCGATGTTTCTGGGTTTGGGAGCTTTGGCCATAGTTCTGGGCGCAAAACACGGTTTTGATGCCGACCATATTTCAGCTATAGATAACGCCACCCGCAAATTAATGAATGAGGGCAAAAAACCGGTAACGACTGGATTTTTCTTTTCTTTAGGACATTCCACATCGGTTATGATAATGGTTTTTTTGATAGCGTTGACAGGAAAAGAAGTGGATAAAATTATGCCTGTTCACTATACCAATATGTTAGGTATTTTAGGTACTGGATTTTCGGCTGGTTTTTTGTATTTATTGGGATTTATGAACTTGGTGATTCTTTTCGGTATTATAAAACTTGCAAAAAATTATAAAACTTGCAAAGATGAATTCGAGGATGAGCTTGCTAAAAGAGGTTTTATGAACAGGTATTTTAGAAAACTGTTTAATATAATAAAAAATACTTACAGAATGTATTTTGTCGGATTTTTATTCGGCTTGGGTTTTGACACAGGCACCGAGGCTGTAATACTTGGACTTGGCGGCACATTGGCTGCCGCAGGTCACCCATTAATAGATATTATGATACTTCCTGTGCTTTTTTCGACGACAATGATATTAATAGATACAACAGACGGGGTATTAATGGCGTTCGCGTATAACTGGGCTCTTATTAATCCGCTAAGAAAACTGAGGTATAATATAACTATGACTGCTTTATCTATTTTTTTAGCCTTTATTGTTGGAACGATAGAATGGATTCAGGTTGTGTCGGTGCAGGTGGGAAACAAAGCCGGTATTTTCGGATTAATAAATAACTTGTCTTTTTCGTTTATCGGCGGAATTATCGCTGTTTTATTCGTTGCAATATTTGGTACATCCGTTTTATTGAGTAAACTTGTCAAGATTAATATTGACTAA
- a CDS encoding NAD(P)-dependent oxidoreductase: MKIGFIGLGIMGNFMALNLLKNGVMLNVYNRTKEKAEEHIKKGAIFLDSPKEVAKKSDIIMLMLSDSKAVSNITDGNDGLLEGLDGEKIIINMSTIEPDYSAMLYKKIKIKSPSSLFLEAPVIGSKIPAKEGTLIILAAGDKKAYDLSTAYFNMIGKKVIYLGDVPKASYLKIINNQIMGITMGALAEGLSLSKKIGLDENTVYDIVNSGAFANPMFQLKGKNIIDNNYETNFPYKHMQKDLDFAVKLSGEFKAFSPLTSAINNSYILGYDKFKDEDMCAIYKTLNCE, translated from the coding sequence ATGAAAATAGGTTTTATAGGATTAGGCATAATGGGAAATTTTATGGCATTAAATTTATTAAAAAACGGCGTTATGCTAAATGTTTATAACAGAACTAAAGAAAAAGCTGAGGAGCATATAAAAAAAGGGGCAATATTTTTAGATTCGCCAAAGGAAGTCGCAAAAAAAAGCGACATTATAATGCTTATGCTATCTGACTCGAAGGCCGTCTCTAATATAACAGACGGCAACGACGGATTACTGGAAGGTTTAGACGGCGAAAAAATAATAATAAATATGAGCACCATAGAACCTGATTATTCAGCTATGCTTTATAAAAAAATCAAGATAAAATCTCCGTCGTCTCTTTTTTTGGAAGCTCCGGTCATCGGAAGCAAAATTCCCGCTAAAGAAGGGACTCTTATAATTTTAGCCGCCGGAGATAAAAAGGCTTATGACCTTTCAACCGCTTATTTTAATATGATTGGTAAGAAGGTTATTTATCTCGGCGACGTTCCCAAGGCGTCATACTTAAAAATTATTAATAATCAGATTATGGGAATTACAATGGGCGCTTTAGCCGAAGGATTAAGTTTATCTAAAAAAATAGGATTAGACGAAAATACAGTTTATGATATCGTGAATTCCGGAGCATTTGCAAATCCGATGTTTCAGCTTAAAGGGAAAAATATTATAGATAATAATTATGAAACTAATTTTCCATATAAACATATGCAAAAGGATTTAGATTTTGCGGTTAAACTTTCAGGAGAATTTAAAGCATTTTCTCCTTTAACGTCCGCAATAAACAACTCCTATATTTTAGGATACGATAAATTTAAAGATGAAGATATGTGCGCTATATATAAAACTTTAAATTGTGAGTAA
- a CDS encoding restriction endonuclease subunit S — protein MQCSIITFKELLIDNDIFRFDADYFRPKSYTLYKNIKNKRYTRIKNSFRVTKLAGFEYTKYFTFQNMNSDSFYTVLTSKNIQNEDLILNDFLKIDKKISDEFLGRSKLQKNDIVLSYTGEYRRSLVLEEDNLQLGPNICLLRAKNNNINPFYLSTFLNSEAGQLLLEREKTLSAQPTVAMSRIREIPVPLFSENFQNLVKKIIVVTKLNRKESNEFYSQAEQLLLSELELLNWKPKQELAFIKNFSATQQAERFDAEYFQPKYEEIMESVRKYKDGFDELGNLVQIKKSIEPGSEAYQENGIPFVRVSNLSKFELSDNNQQFISEKLYDELKIYQPKKDEILLSKDATPGIAYYLNEEPKQMIVSGGILRLKILSQKILPEYLTLALNSVIVQKQIERDVGGSVINHWRPDQVKLTIIPILENAKQKEIKELIEQSFFYRKQSKSLLEIAKRGVEIAIEKNEEEAEKWINYNLTELKKLKNI, from the coding sequence ATGCAATGCTCAATTATTACATTTAAAGAACTTTTAATTGATAATGATATATTTAGATTTGATGCTGATTATTTTCGTCCTAAATCTTATACTCTTTATAAAAACATAAAAAACAAAAGATATACAAGGATTAAGAATAGTTTTAGAGTTACGAAATTAGCTGGTTTTGAGTACACAAAATATTTTACCTTTCAAAATATGAACTCAGATAGTTTTTATACAGTCTTGACAAGCAAAAACATTCAAAATGAAGATTTAATATTAAATGATTTTTTAAAGATTGATAAAAAAATATCTGATGAATTTTTGGGTAGATCAAAATTACAAAAAAATGATATTGTCTTATCTTATACAGGCGAATATAGACGATCTTTAGTTTTAGAAGAAGACAACTTGCAACTTGGTCCAAATATCTGTCTTCTTCGGGCAAAAAATAATAATATTAATCCATTTTATTTATCCACTTTTTTAAACTCTGAAGCTGGCCAACTTTTACTTGAGCGTGAAAAAACCCTTTCAGCTCAACCTACGGTTGCCATGTCAAGAATAAGAGAAATACCAGTGCCGTTATTCAGTGAAAATTTTCAAAATTTAGTTAAAAAAATTATTGTTGTTACAAAATTAAATAGAAAAGAATCAAATGAATTTTATTCTCAAGCCGAGCAACTTCTTCTTTCCGAACTTGAACTTTTAAACTGGAAGCCAAAACAAGAACTTGCTTTTATAAAAAATTTTTCCGCCACACAACAAGCAGAGCGGTTCGATGCAGAGTATTTTCAACCAAAATATGAGGAAATTATGGAATCGGTCAGGAAATATAAAGACGGTTTTGATGAGTTGGGAAATTTAGTGCAAATAAAAAAGAGCATAGAGCCGGGAAGCGAAGCATATCAAGAAAATGGAATTCCGTTTGTCCGCGTGAGCAATCTTTCGAAATTTGAACTTTCTGATAATAATCAACAATTTATTTCAGAAAAATTATACGATGAATTGAAAATTTATCAACCTAAAAAAGACGAAATATTATTATCTAAAGACGCGACCCCCGGCATAGCTTATTATTTAAACGAAGAACCAAAGCAGATGATTGTTTCCGGCGGCATTTTGAGATTAAAAATATTAAGTCAAAAAATTTTACCGGAATATTTAACACTTGCTTTAAATTCTGTTATCGTGCAGAAGCAAATTGAACGCGATGTAGGCGGTTCCGTTATAAACCATTGGAGACCTGATCAAGTGAAATTAACAATAATTCCGATATTAGAAAATGCTAAACAAAAAGAAATTAAAGAACTCATTGAACAATCGTTTTTTTATAGAAAACAGTCTAAATCGTTGCTTGAAATTGCTAAACGAGGGGTTGAGATTGCAATCGAAAAAAACGAGGAAGAAGCGGAAAAGTGGATAAATTATAATTTGACAGAATTAAAAAAACTTAAAAATATTTAA
- the ssb gene encoding single-stranded DNA-binding protein → MGSLNKVLLIGNLGKDPELRYTPEGLAILKFSLATTEYFNDKSGNKTEKAIWHNIVVFDKLASTMSNYLNKGKQIFVEGRINNRSYDDAEGNKKYISEIIANNIVLIGRKEDSQGGQDDYYDEKPPQAQTQRQMSGTAQRTQTQSGQKYQAPQPSTGDEDDIPFDNSPV, encoded by the coding sequence ATGGGAAGCTTAAACAAAGTTCTATTGATAGGCAATCTTGGAAAAGATCCGGAGCTAAGGTATACGCCGGAAGGTTTAGCAATTTTAAAATTCAGTTTAGCTACAACGGAATATTTTAACGATAAATCCGGCAATAAAACGGAAAAAGCGATTTGGCACAACATTGTAGTTTTTGATAAGCTGGCAAGTACTATGTCGAATTATCTTAATAAAGGTAAGCAAATTTTCGTAGAAGGCAGGATTAATAACCGCTCTTACGACGACGCCGAGGGCAATAAGAAATACATCTCTGAAATAATAGCAAACAATATTGTTTTGATAGGCAGAAAAGAAGATTCGCAGGGCGGACAAGACGATTATTATGATGAAAAACCGCCTCAGGCGCAAACACAAAGACAAATGTCAGGAACAGCACAGAGGACGCAAACGCAAAGCGGACAAAAATATCAAGCGCCGCAGCCAAGCACTGGCGATGAGGATGACATCCCTTTTGATAATAGCCCTGTTTAG
- a CDS encoding RNA-directed DNA polymerase, giving the protein MYKVFEIPKKNGGTRHIEAPDPITKKRQRDYLEYLCKAYPASPYTHGFTPNKSIVTNAKPHTDKKWVYSVDIKDFFPSVTLEKVKALGFKLKWGLCFYDFKDGKGKRLPQGAPTSPYIANLYLKKFDYKTAKKLAGFNIAYTRYADDITFSGNDYNGMEKALSFIIKLLNRYGLEINYKKVKKMPFWKRQYVCGLTVNKKVALTRETKKKVRAEKHRGEVSYLQNFANMVGKQAGV; this is encoded by the coding sequence ATGTATAAGGTTTTTGAAATTCCGAAAAAAAACGGGGGAACGAGGCATATCGAAGCTCCAGACCCGATAACTAAAAAGAGGCAGAGGGATTATCTGGAATATCTTTGTAAGGCTTATCCGGCGAGTCCTTATACGCACGGATTTACGCCGAACAAAAGCATAGTTACGAACGCCAAGCCGCATACGGATAAAAAATGGGTTTATTCCGTAGATATAAAAGACTTTTTTCCTTCGGTTACTCTTGAGAAAGTCAAGGCTTTAGGCTTTAAGCTCAAATGGGGTCTTTGTTTTTACGATTTTAAAGACGGAAAAGGCAAAAGGCTTCCTCAGGGAGCGCCGACGAGCCCCTATATAGCAAATTTATATTTAAAAAAATTCGATTATAAAACCGCCAAAAAATTAGCGGGGTTTAATATAGCATATACGAGATACGCAGACGATATAACTTTTTCGGGAAACGACTATAACGGCATGGAAAAGGCTTTGTCTTTCATAATCAAATTACTGAACAGATACGGGCTTGAAATAAATTATAAAAAAGTAAAGAAAATGCCTTTTTGGAAAAGGCAGTATGTATGCGGGCTTACGGTAAACAAAAAAGTCGCTTTGACGAGGGAAACGAAAAAGAAAGTCCGGGCGGAAAAACATCGGGGAGAGGTCTCTTATTTGCAGAATTTCGCAAATATGGTCGGAAAGCAGGCGGGAGTATAA
- a CDS encoding type IV secretory system conjugative DNA transfer family protein produces the protein MAREGIIKKGGNEEKTWAFAKDMMSEKRYEISIPRKGHMVAFGITGSGKTESVLLPFWEQTKSMTTIDGKGDSLAKSAARILNPDANIYDFDSEFNILDGLKKNEIVELFRNAFYPRIVSTQETFYQNFALTAVTFVLNFMEDVTFEKIFISLFRENIKKLYDNYHDNLSEAEDLIFQGVINNADYASYISSLMNQLQPFALKKNLNVNKNNLNLKENNWFSFRNIETENTLGRTVIECIRLKKPHQRDFQMTLCIDEFSDLAYSYFSKFIKEIRGFGIQALLLTQSLADVIRTDETLLNIILDNTDLKLFFAQDGLYNEKIAQLFGQEIKSMKSEAFTVAAGETIVSSSEHKDYLVQPSAISELRTGNAIAKIKIEGNLKKFLMSFNHIDINKVLNDV, from the coding sequence ATGGCTAGAGAAGGGATAATAAAAAAAGGGGGCAATGAGGAGAAAACATGGGCTTTTGCCAAGGATATGATGAGCGAAAAACGCTATGAGATATCCATTCCGAGAAAGGGGCATATGGTTGCATTCGGAATTACCGGCTCCGGAAAAACCGAAAGCGTTCTGCTGCCGTTTTGGGAGCAAACCAAGTCTATGACTACCATAGACGGCAAGGGCGATTCTCTTGCTAAAAGCGCCGCAAGAATATTAAATCCGGATGCTAACATCTATGATTTTGACAGCGAATTCAATATCCTTGATGGACTAAAAAAGAATGAAATAGTAGAACTTTTTAGGAACGCTTTTTATCCAAGGATAGTTTCTACGCAGGAAACTTTTTATCAGAATTTTGCCCTAACGGCTGTTACGTTTGTTCTGAATTTTATGGAAGACGTTACCTTCGAGAAGATTTTCATAAGTCTTTTCCGCGAAAATATAAAGAAGTTATACGACAATTATCATGACAACCTGTCGGAAGCAGAAGACCTTATATTTCAAGGCGTTATAAACAATGCGGACTATGCATCGTATATATCTTCATTAATGAATCAGTTACAACCTTTTGCGCTGAAAAAAAATCTTAACGTCAATAAAAATAACCTTAACTTAAAGGAAAACAACTGGTTTTCGTTTAGAAATATTGAAACGGAAAATACATTGGGAAGAACCGTAATAGAGTGTATCAGACTTAAAAAACCGCATCAGAGAGATTTTCAAATGACGCTTTGCATTGACGAGTTCAGCGACCTAGCCTACAGCTATTTTTCTAAATTTATAAAAGAAATAAGAGGCTTTGGCATACAAGCACTTTTGCTTACGCAGTCTTTAGCCGATGTCATAAGAACAGACGAAACTTTACTAAATATAATATTAGACAACACCGATTTGAAATTATTTTTTGCTCAGGATGGATTATATAACGAAAAAATAGCTCAGCTTTTCGGTCAAGAAATTAAGTCTATGAAATCGGAAGCTTTTACCGTCGCGGCAGGAGAAACTATAGTTTCTTCATCTGAACACAAAGATTACCTTGTTCAGCCTTCGGCCATATCGGAACTTAGGACAGGGAATGCTATTGCAAAGATAAAAATAGAAGGAAATTTAAAAAAATTTTTGATGTCATTTAATCATATTGATATAAATAAGGTGCTAAACGATGTATAG
- a CDS encoding ParB/RepB/Spo0J family partition protein — protein sequence MDFKRPSGIKTIDILQKLSEEGSFRVISEKMQIDVSSISIEKQVRGEVKNIGELVSSIREIGLLQPIIVKKTDDGYRLICGERRLRAHIELGKNFIDAVILDINDEDIPLVQVTENLQREKLTRLELANTYCLLQENYALSVRKIAERVGKNKSHVQSVLSWYKSYRKNAGKIKDESMAKTVALASLDQKTKEELAPYVDSLSAKEISSIRKAKENTPKDRERIKRIEDIIRLINNSFNNSNNKTRGIILRYENAKKKGHGELNINGKIEVIEDIIYGLKKKFNLKFNKTEED from the coding sequence ATGGATTTCAAACGTCCTTCCGGGATAAAAACTATAGACATTCTTCAAAAACTTTCTGAAGAGGGTTCTTTTAGGGTTATTTCCGAAAAAATGCAAATAGATGTATCCTCGATATCCATTGAAAAGCAGGTAAGGGGAGAAGTTAAGAATATCGGCGAACTTGTATCGTCTATACGTGAAATAGGTCTTCTTCAGCCTATAATAGTTAAGAAAACTGATGACGGGTACAGGCTTATTTGCGGCGAAAGAAGGTTGCGGGCGCATATCGAGTTGGGAAAGAATTTTATAGACGCCGTAATACTCGATATTAATGACGAGGATATACCTCTAGTCCAGGTGACGGAAAATTTGCAGCGCGAAAAATTAACCAGGCTTGAACTTGCCAATACCTATTGTTTGCTGCAGGAAAATTACGCCTTGAGTGTTAGAAAAATAGCAGAGCGCGTAGGAAAAAATAAATCTCACGTTCAGTCTGTGTTAAGTTGGTATAAGTCTTACAGAAAGAATGCCGGCAAAATTAAAGACGAAAGTATGGCTAAAACCGTTGCTCTTGCGTCTTTGGATCAAAAAACAAAAGAAGAACTTGCGCCTTACGTCGATTCACTTTCTGCGAAAGAGATAAGTAGTATTCGAAAAGCAAAAGAAAATACTCCTAAAGATAGAGAAAGGATAAAAAGAATAGAAGATATTATAAGATTAATTAATAACTCTTTTAATAACAGCAATAATAAGACAAGAGGTATTATTCTTAGGTATGAAAATGCGAAGAAGAAAGGACACGGAGAACTTAATATAAACGGAAAAATAGAAGTTATAGAAGATATAATTTATGGGTTAAAGAAGAAATTTAATTTAAAATTTAATAAAACTGAGGAGGATTAA
- a CDS encoding DEAD/DEAH box helicase yields MVRLLTDGKYLIILFKFDKDIINFIKEKLPIAAYDPSRKKWITPLTLDAFYRVRKVFPDSCIDSSLSNYNWEESDKNIPIIYTPPASFKPWKHQITTFETCIKNKQWGVFNYMRTGKTLTVLMVLDYLFKAGKIRKAIIIAPSRVIPLGWQQDATEHFPWLMPELIKKKKILSETGVFIINWEMIKLFDTIKFDFDAVIIDESAKIRNTATKRFMVLRKYLPTKYTYILSGIPAPNTPLEYFAQFYIMDGGKTFGVNQYEFLKEHAVKGKYKWYVTKDGFRKIKEKVVSRSIRFELRDCIDLMPNTILYREVELDPEHYSAYKTLLDENKLMMSSGEITISNILTKTGKLLQAASGYVYANKNTYTLSKSNGKVEALKEIFEEEIGKNAQVILYAYYKAQIEHIYQELSKEYTISLAYGDSHSKLDLERFLHGSNQILLANPESIGYGLTFTNAEGTIWFAPIYDYEIFDQARIRIMGASQKKPTWEMFMYAKDTVELKIYQGLIAKKNISDIVLNAVKNKDIKKRLEGLYQ; encoded by the coding sequence ATGGTAAGACTTTTGACGGACGGAAAATATCTGATAATACTATTCAAATTCGATAAGGACATTATTAACTTTATTAAAGAAAAATTACCAATAGCGGCCTACGATCCTTCCCGGAAAAAATGGATAACGCCACTTACCCTTGACGCTTTTTATAGAGTCAGGAAGGTATTCCCCGATAGCTGCATAGATTCATCCTTAAGCAATTATAATTGGGAAGAATCGGATAAAAATATCCCAATAATATATACCCCTCCTGCTTCATTTAAGCCGTGGAAACATCAAATCACAACATTCGAGACTTGTATTAAAAACAAGCAATGGGGCGTCTTTAATTATATGAGGACAGGCAAAACACTTACCGTGTTAATGGTTCTCGACTATTTATTTAAAGCCGGTAAGATTAGAAAGGCAATAATAATAGCCCCTTCTAGAGTTATACCATTAGGATGGCAACAAGACGCAACAGAACATTTTCCATGGCTTATGCCTGAATTAATCAAAAAAAAGAAAATATTATCGGAAACTGGTGTTTTTATAATAAATTGGGAAATGATTAAGTTATTCGACACTATAAAATTTGATTTCGATGCTGTAATAATAGATGAATCGGCTAAAATAAGAAATACTGCAACAAAACGTTTTATGGTTTTAAGGAAATACCTGCCGACAAAATATACTTATATATTATCAGGCATACCGGCGCCAAACACGCCCTTAGAATATTTCGCTCAATTTTATATAATGGACGGCGGCAAAACCTTCGGAGTAAATCAATACGAATTTTTAAAAGAGCATGCGGTAAAAGGAAAATACAAATGGTACGTAACCAAGGACGGATTCCGAAAAATAAAGGAAAAAGTGGTCTCCAGGTCAATAAGATTTGAGCTTAGAGACTGCATAGACTTAATGCCCAACACAATTCTTTACAGGGAAGTCGAATTAGATCCGGAGCATTATTCTGCATATAAGACATTATTAGATGAAAATAAGCTGATGATGAGCTCCGGCGAAATAACCATATCAAACATTTTAACTAAAACAGGGAAACTTCTTCAAGCCGCTTCCGGATACGTTTACGCAAATAAGAATACCTATACCCTATCCAAATCAAACGGTAAAGTAGAAGCGCTCAAAGAGATTTTCGAAGAAGAGATAGGCAAAAACGCCCAGGTCATATTATACGCCTATTATAAAGCCCAAATAGAACATATATATCAGGAACTGTCTAAAGAATATACCATAAGTCTCGCTTACGGAGATTCGCATTCGAAACTCGATTTAGAAAGATTTCTCCACGGTTCAAACCAAATTCTTTTAGCAAATCCTGAATCCATAGGGTATGGACTCACATTTACGAACGCCGAAGGAACAATTTGGTTTGCCCCTATCTATGATTATGAAATATTCGACCAGGCCAGAATCAGAATAATGGGAGCAAGCCAAAAAAAGCCGACATGGGAAATGTTTATGTATGCCAAAGATACTGTCGAACTCAAGATATATCAAGGGCTTATAGCAAAAAAGAACATATCAGACATAGTTTTAAACGCGGTTAAAAACAAAGATATTAAAAAAAGACTTGAGGGGTTATATCAATAA
- a CDS encoding DUF4238 domain-containing protein encodes MNNPKRKHHYIPIFYLKGFTDTSGKLCVYSKDKTESYSEVLTGVSPAAIGYEKHGYTVKLPDGTTDSETIENIFAEKESNAALLLEKIIGGQKLADNEFSTFVSDFLVTMAIRTPTTRNMIKPIANTIIKEIALKAKDKEIFREYINNRRKNGYNIRFSDEEIETERQKYINIDGRYEVDKQESLMWLILMQDNFNQDFQRAYWRVIGPVGEYKFLTSDYPFIYIYEKSKNKKTYIMPLSKDYCIWGSSNSDFMKMNFKKRTNQIAKKFNYYIVKFAGRHIYCHFKAQSIYDLVKKYKDFRPEINELKVEELLKKNHG; translated from the coding sequence ATGAATAACCCTAAAAGAAAACACCATTATATACCAATATTTTATTTAAAAGGTTTTACGGATACGTCAGGTAAGCTATGTGTTTATTCAAAGGATAAAACAGAAAGTTATAGTGAAGTTTTGACAGGAGTTTCGCCTGCTGCTATAGGATATGAAAAACACGGATATACCGTAAAATTGCCAGATGGTACTACAGATTCCGAAACAATAGAAAACATATTTGCGGAAAAAGAAAGTAATGCCGCCCTATTGTTGGAGAAAATTATTGGCGGACAAAAATTAGCCGATAACGAATTTTCAACTTTTGTTTCCGATTTTCTTGTAACGATGGCCATTAGGACACCAACAACAAGAAATATGATTAAGCCTATTGCAAATACAATTATTAAAGAAATTGCCTTAAAAGCAAAAGATAAAGAAATTTTTCGCGAGTATATAAATAATCGTCGCAAGAATGGTTATAATATAAGGTTTAGCGATGAAGAAATAGAAACGGAAAGGCAAAAATATATTAACATAGATGGGCGCTATGAGGTAGATAAACAGGAGTCTCTTATGTGGTTAATCTTAATGCAAGATAATTTTAATCAAGATTTTCAGAGAGCTTATTGGCGGGTTATTGGTCCTGTAGGAGAATATAAATTTTTAACGAGCGATTATCCGTTTATATATATTTACGAAAAAAGTAAGAATAAGAAAACTTACATAATGCCATTATCTAAAGATTACTGTATCTGGGGTTCTTCTAATTCCGATTTCATGAAAATGAATTTTAAAAAAAGAACAAATCAAATAGCTAAAAAATTCAATTATTATATTGTTAAATTTGCTGGTCGGCATATTTATTGCCATTTTAAGGCGCAAAGTATTTATGACCTTGTTAAAAAATATAAAGATTTTCGTCCTGAAATTAATGAATTAAAAGTAGAAGAATTGCTTAAGAAAAATCATGGTTAA